One genomic region from Microcystis panniformis FACHB-1757 encodes:
- a CDS encoding DUF2283 domain-containing protein produces MNKIHYSPDVDALLIELNNNPIAYAEEEGKTILHYSEDDQLVLIEILDFGCSLSEDARQELAKSISSRESIKI; encoded by the coding sequence GTGAACAAGATACACTATAGCCCAGATGTGGATGCTTTATTAATTGAGTTAAACAATAATCCAATTGCTTACGCAGAGGAGGAAGGGAAAACAATATTACATTATTCCGAGGACGATCAGTTAGTTTTAATCGAGATTCTAGATTTTGGTTGTTCTCTATCGGAAGATGCTAGACAAGAACTTGCAAAATCCATATCTTCTCGTGAATCGATTAAAATATAG